Proteins encoded by one window of Streptomyces sp. NBC_01477:
- the paaD gene encoding 1,2-phenylacetyl-CoA epoxidase subunit PaaD: MVTASALEEELLRLVGEVPDPELPVISLAELGVLRGIEVTGPGRVRVELTPTWTGCPALDTMATDITRVLTEHGMSEVSVRTVLAPAWTTDAISPEGRRKLAEHGVAPPRPGAGAARTAATGGRPQPVAVDLAVRCPHCGSTDTVLLSRFSSTACKALRRCESCREPFDHFKEV; encoded by the coding sequence ATGGTGACCGCGAGCGCGCTGGAGGAGGAGCTGCTGCGGCTGGTCGGCGAGGTACCGGACCCGGAGCTGCCGGTGATATCGCTCGCCGAGCTGGGCGTGCTGCGCGGCATAGAGGTCACGGGACCAGGCAGGGTGCGGGTGGAGCTGACCCCGACCTGGACCGGATGCCCCGCCCTGGACACGATGGCCACCGACATCACCAGGGTGCTCACCGAGCACGGCATGTCCGAGGTCTCGGTGCGGACCGTCCTCGCACCGGCCTGGACCACCGACGCGATCAGCCCCGAGGGCCGTCGCAAGCTCGCCGAGCACGGGGTCGCCCCGCCCCGCCCCGGCGCGGGCGCCGCCCGTACGGCCGCCACCGGCGGCCGACCGCAGCCGGTGGCCGTGGATCTGGCGGTGCGCTGCCCGCACTGCGGTTCCACCGACACCGTGCTGCTGAGCCGCTTCTCGTCCACCGCGTGCAAGGCGCTGCGCCGCTGCGAGTCCTGCCGCGAACCGTTCGACCACTTCAAGGAGGTGTGA
- a CDS encoding 2Fe-2S iron-sulfur cluster-binding protein → MFHPLRVAEVRPLTDDSVTIAFEVPEELRPAYRYAPGQHIAVRRRVDGAEIRRTYSLCDPVPAAPGPGPSTLRVGVRLVESGEFSGYAFKELAAGDVLDVMTPAGRFVLEPRPGRFAAVVGGSGITPVLSQIASVLDREPGATFCLVRSDRTAASTMFLDEVADLKDRWPDRFQLVPALSREEQQAGLPAGRLDADRLALLLPALLPVAAVDGWYLCGPLGLVSAAERALRALGVPRSRVHQEIFHVDEAPARDRATATIPGGGTVRATLDGRAGSWASADGESVLETVLRNRSDAPYACKGGVCGTCRTRLVSGEVRMDRNYALEPEETEAGYVLACQSHPVTPVVEVDFDA, encoded by the coding sequence ATGTTCCATCCGCTGCGGGTGGCCGAGGTCCGGCCGCTCACCGACGACTCGGTGACCATCGCCTTCGAGGTCCCCGAGGAGCTGCGGCCCGCGTACCGGTACGCGCCGGGCCAGCACATCGCCGTCCGCCGCCGGGTGGACGGCGCCGAGATCCGCCGCACGTATTCGCTGTGCGACCCGGTCCCCGCCGCGCCGGGCCCGGGGCCGAGCACGCTGCGGGTGGGGGTGCGGCTGGTGGAGTCCGGGGAATTCTCCGGCTACGCCTTCAAGGAGCTGGCCGCCGGGGACGTGCTGGACGTGATGACGCCCGCCGGGCGGTTCGTGCTGGAGCCGCGGCCCGGCCGCTTCGCCGCGGTCGTCGGCGGCAGCGGGATCACCCCGGTGCTCTCCCAGATCGCCAGCGTGCTCGACCGCGAGCCGGGGGCGACCTTCTGCCTGGTGCGCAGCGACCGCACCGCCGCGTCCACGATGTTCCTCGACGAGGTCGCCGACCTGAAGGACCGCTGGCCCGATCGCTTCCAGCTGGTGCCCGCGCTGTCCCGCGAGGAGCAGCAGGCGGGGCTGCCGGCCGGGCGGCTGGACGCGGACCGGCTGGCGCTGCTGCTCCCCGCGCTGCTGCCGGTCGCGGCGGTCGACGGCTGGTATCTGTGCGGGCCGCTGGGGCTCGTCAGTGCGGCCGAGCGGGCGCTGCGGGCGCTGGGCGTGCCGCGCTCCCGGGTCCACCAGGAGATCTTCCACGTGGACGAGGCGCCCGCCCGCGATCGCGCGACGGCGACGATACCCGGCGGCGGTACGGTCCGGGCCACGCTGGACGGCCGCGCCGGTAGCTGGGCCTCGGCGGACGGCGAGAGCGTGCTGGAGACGGTGCTGCGCAACCGGTCCGACGCGCCTTACGCCTGCAAGGGCGGGGTGTGCGGGACGTGCAGGACCCGGCTGGTGTCGGGCGAGGTGCGGATGGACCGCAATTACGCGCTGGAGCCCGAGGAGACCGAGGCGGGCTACGTCCTGGCCTGCCAGTCGCACCCGGTCACACCGGTCGTCGAGGTCGACTTCGACGCCTGA
- a CDS encoding rhodanese-like domain-containing protein codes for MFRSQLPAVDATAVPADAVLLDVRENDEWAAGHAEGALHIPMGEVVARIGELPEDGLIHVVCRVGGRSAQVTQYLIGQGRDAVNVSGGMLDWEAAGRPVVTGDGADGYVL; via the coding sequence ATGTTCCGTTCCCAGCTGCCCGCGGTGGACGCCACCGCCGTACCGGCCGACGCGGTCCTGCTCGACGTCCGGGAGAACGACGAGTGGGCCGCGGGGCACGCGGAAGGCGCGCTGCACATCCCGATGGGCGAGGTCGTCGCCCGGATCGGTGAGCTGCCCGAGGACGGCCTGATCCATGTCGTCTGCCGGGTCGGCGGCCGGTCCGCGCAGGTCACGCAGTACCTGATCGGCCAGGGCAGGGACGCCGTCAACGTCAGCGGCGGCATGCTCGACTGGGAGGCCGCCGGCCGCCCGGTCGTCACCGGCGACGGCGCAGACGGCTACGTCCTCTGA
- a CDS encoding DUF2252 domain-containing protein, producing the protein MTGCPLTRASVRGRRPVHARVPQVAGFARWPHENSAKQTGKALRERLPRTAFGRPGGWTWQDRGGSVSGRAAAVAAVEESNAGRIPELIPLRVGRMAASPFAFLRGSAGLMAADLADSPVTGIAAQICGDAHAANFGLYGDARGGLVMDINDFDETVRGPWEWDLLRLATSLVLAGREAGAADDICRASAYDAVGAYRRTMRLLAKLPVHEAWSAIADEQLVAHAGARDLAGTLDQVSAKARRNTSAKFAARSTEPIEGGARRFTDAPPVLRRIPDAEAAAVAGALDGYLRTVGEDRLPLLARYAVHDVAFRVVGTGSVGTRSYVVLLLDHLGEPLVLQVKEARASALPAHAAKAGFPAEPVDHEGRRVVLGQKRMQVVSDFLLGWTEVDGVPYQVRQFRNRKGSVDPATLPSGLLDDYGRMTGALLARAHAHSADPRLVTGYCGKNEELDEAMAAFAVAYADRTEADHADLLAAVRAGRLPADFEGRPEPADRPRPAAAGRYQEWASCGPVIGPISGTGPRLSG; encoded by the coding sequence TTGACGGGATGTCCGCTGACGCGGGCAAGCGTGAGGGGGAGACGACCGGTGCACGCACGAGTGCCGCAGGTGGCGGGATTCGCCCGCTGGCCGCACGAGAATTCGGCGAAGCAGACGGGGAAGGCGCTGCGCGAGCGGCTGCCGCGGACGGCGTTCGGCCGCCCCGGGGGATGGACCTGGCAGGACAGGGGCGGCTCCGTTTCCGGCAGGGCCGCCGCGGTCGCCGCCGTCGAGGAGTCCAACGCGGGCCGAATACCCGAACTCATCCCGCTGCGGGTCGGGCGGATGGCGGCGAGCCCCTTCGCCTTCCTGCGCGGCTCGGCCGGGCTGATGGCCGCCGACCTCGCCGACAGCCCGGTGACCGGCATCGCCGCCCAGATCTGCGGGGACGCGCACGCCGCGAACTTCGGGCTCTACGGTGACGCCCGCGGCGGCCTGGTCATGGACATCAACGACTTCGACGAGACCGTCCGCGGCCCCTGGGAGTGGGACCTGCTGCGGCTCGCGACCTCGCTGGTGCTGGCCGGGCGGGAGGCCGGCGCGGCCGACGACATCTGCCGGGCGTCGGCGTACGACGCGGTGGGCGCGTACCGGCGGACCATGCGGCTGCTGGCGAAGCTCCCGGTGCACGAGGCGTGGAGCGCCATCGCCGACGAGCAGCTGGTCGCGCACGCCGGGGCCCGCGACCTGGCCGGGACGCTGGACCAGGTGTCGGCGAAGGCCCGGCGCAACACCAGCGCGAAATTCGCGGCGCGCTCCACCGAGCCGATCGAGGGCGGCGCGCGGCGCTTCACCGACGCCCCGCCGGTGCTGCGGCGGATCCCGGACGCGGAGGCCGCGGCGGTGGCGGGCGCGCTGGACGGCTATCTGCGGACGGTCGGCGAGGACCGGCTGCCGCTGCTGGCGCGTTACGCCGTGCACGATGTCGCCTTCCGGGTGGTCGGCACGGGCAGCGTGGGCACCCGGTCGTACGTGGTGCTGCTGCTCGACCACCTGGGCGAGCCGCTGGTGCTCCAGGTCAAGGAGGCCCGCGCGTCGGCGCTGCCGGCCCACGCCGCCAAGGCCGGCTTCCCCGCCGAACCGGTGGACCACGAGGGCCGCAGGGTGGTGCTTGGCCAGAAGCGCATGCAGGTCGTCAGCGACTTCCTGCTCGGCTGGACCGAGGTGGACGGTGTGCCGTACCAGGTGCGGCAGTTCAGGAACCGCAAGGGGAGCGTGGACCCGGCGACGCTGCCGTCCGGGCTGCTCGACGACTACGGCCGGATGACGGGCGCGCTGCTGGCCAGGGCCCACGCGCACAGCGCGGATCCACGGCTGGTGACGGGCTACTGCGGCAAGAACGAGGAGCTGGACGAGGCGATGGCGGCCTTCGCGGTGGCCTACGCCGACAGGACCGAGGCCGACCACGCCGATCTGCTGGCCGCGGTACGGGCCGGGCGGCTGCCCGCGGACTTCGAGGGCCGGCCGGAACCTGCTGACCGGCCGAGGCCCGCGGCTGCCGGCCGGTACCAGGAGTGGGCCTCCTGCGGCCCGGTGATCGGCCCGATCTCCGGGACAGGGCCTAGGCTGTCCGGGTGA
- a CDS encoding SpoIIE family protein phosphatase encodes MTALLRLAVLCVDPDGRISYWNRGAEELFGHRWEHVFGHRASGLLTPTRAAAGAPPTASGTARQDTLDVLDDLTTSAWSGALAATDRDGTVKDVLWWTYRITEPGGRSLLAIAAHARPLRTGSLRIAMGGRMLPYTAEGPQDIAIAAVLCPAPDPAQGHALTARLGTVLPGVSPGRLDRIVRQIAPLGHPALEVEGSVRLPVTPQDYAQVAAAARVDRSVRRELLPGPRPGPAADSGPGTDPGPGTDFADRPAPPGAATPGDYSTTQSGDRSSASALTAVPFPSSGSVGPFPSAALPSPVRAYAAAPAGHPASAAAGRGSHNPLPGSALDEQLSLLRETGSVVGSTLDLRTTARELCSVTVPRFADIATVLVVDQLFSDTEPPQDDKAADTIVVRRVAIIDQSSAGWESAVPEGELLTLPNQDTMPRLGDPVLVPVVDAAMAADVATDLGVPALGRLLAGHSLILTPLTARGTVLGRICFLRSPGHRPFDARDAVTAAELAARGAVHLDNARLHRLESRAAATLQRSMMPTRPPRIPGVRIAHHYMPGDRQAQVGGDWFDAIRLPGGRVALIVGDVMGHGLQAAAVMGQFRTAVITMAALDLPPAQLLRHLDDLAQRLGTDHLATCVYAVYDPIRRTLTLANAGHIPPVLAGHDGRGELLQIPGGAPIGVGGVPFETVEIPAPDGSWLVLCTDGLVEVRGQGIDAGLAALCAHVIEPQQTPEDVCAQILARVHSEDRRDDVALLVARFDGIAPQDVARWRLRLEHGEVARARDVTRRQLADWGLHRLSDTAELLVSELVTNAIRAASYEVELRMMRVGKLLVEVSDDNHNLPQLQRAESGDVRGRGLALVSHMARRWGTSRKVVGKVVWFELTLPS; translated from the coding sequence ATGACCGCGCTGCTCCGCCTCGCGGTGCTGTGCGTCGACCCGGACGGCCGGATCTCGTACTGGAACCGCGGTGCGGAAGAGCTGTTCGGCCACCGCTGGGAGCATGTCTTCGGCCACCGCGCCTCGGGCCTGCTCACCCCGACCCGCGCCGCCGCGGGCGCGCCGCCCACCGCTTCGGGCACCGCCCGCCAGGACACCCTCGACGTCCTGGACGACCTCACCACCTCCGCCTGGTCGGGCGCCCTCGCGGCCACCGACCGGGACGGCACCGTCAAGGACGTGCTGTGGTGGACGTACCGGATCACCGAGCCCGGCGGCCGCAGCCTGCTCGCGATCGCCGCGCACGCCAGACCGCTGCGCACCGGCAGCCTGCGGATCGCGATGGGCGGCCGGATGCTGCCGTACACTGCGGAAGGACCGCAGGACATCGCCATCGCCGCCGTGCTGTGCCCGGCCCCCGATCCGGCGCAGGGCCACGCGCTGACCGCCAGGCTCGGGACCGTACTGCCCGGGGTCAGCCCGGGCAGGCTGGACCGCATCGTGCGGCAGATCGCCCCGCTCGGCCACCCCGCCCTCGAGGTGGAGGGCAGTGTCCGGCTGCCGGTCACCCCGCAGGACTACGCCCAGGTCGCCGCTGCCGCCCGCGTCGACCGGTCCGTACGCCGGGAACTGCTGCCGGGCCCACGGCCGGGCCCCGCCGCGGACTCGGGTCCCGGCACGGACCCGGGTCCCGGCACCGACTTCGCCGACCGTCCCGCACCTCCGGGAGCTGCCACTCCTGGTGATTATTCGACTACCCAAAGTGGCGACCGTTCAAGCGCGTCGGCCCTGACCGCTGTCCCGTTCCCGTCCTCCGGATCCGTCGGCCCCTTCCCGTCCGCCGCCCTGCCGTCCCCGGTCCGGGCGTACGCCGCCGCGCCGGCCGGGCATCCCGCGTCGGCCGCCGCGGGCCGCGGCTCCCACAACCCGCTGCCCGGCAGCGCGCTGGACGAACAGCTGTCGCTGCTGCGCGAGACCGGCTCCGTGGTCGGCTCGACCCTCGACCTGCGCACGACCGCGCGCGAGCTGTGCTCGGTCACGGTGCCGCGCTTCGCGGACATCGCCACCGTGCTCGTCGTGGACCAGCTCTTCTCCGACACCGAGCCGCCCCAGGACGACAAGGCCGCCGACACGATCGTGGTCCGCCGGGTCGCCATCATCGACCAGTCCTCGGCGGGCTGGGAAAGCGCGGTGCCCGAGGGCGAACTGCTCACGCTGCCCAACCAGGACACGATGCCCCGGCTCGGCGACCCCGTCCTCGTGCCGGTGGTCGACGCCGCGATGGCGGCCGACGTCGCCACCGACCTGGGGGTGCCCGCGCTCGGCCGGCTGCTGGCCGGCCATTCGCTGATCCTCACCCCGCTCACCGCCCGCGGCACGGTGCTCGGCCGGATCTGCTTCCTGCGCAGCCCCGGCCACCGCCCCTTCGACGCCCGCGACGCCGTCACCGCGGCCGAACTCGCCGCCCGCGGCGCGGTCCATCTGGACAACGCGCGGCTGCACCGCCTGGAGTCCCGCGCCGCCGCCACCCTCCAGCGCTCGATGATGCCGACCCGGCCGCCCCGCATCCCCGGGGTCCGCATCGCCCACCACTACATGCCGGGGGACCGGCAGGCCCAGGTCGGCGGCGACTGGTTCGACGCGATCCGGCTGCCCGGCGGCCGGGTCGCGCTGATCGTCGGCGATGTGATGGGGCACGGGCTCCAGGCGGCGGCCGTGATGGGCCAGTTCCGTACCGCGGTCATCACCATGGCCGCGCTCGACCTGCCGCCCGCCCAGCTGCTGCGGCACCTGGACGACCTGGCCCAGCGGCTCGGCACGGACCACCTCGCCACCTGCGTCTACGCGGTCTACGACCCGATCCGCCGCACTCTGACGCTCGCCAACGCCGGCCATATCCCGCCGGTGCTGGCCGGGCACGACGGGCGGGGCGAGCTGCTGCAGATTCCCGGCGGCGCGCCGATCGGCGTCGGCGGGGTGCCGTTCGAGACGGTGGAGATCCCGGCGCCGGACGGGAGCTGGCTGGTGCTGTGCACCGACGGTCTGGTGGAGGTGCGCGGCCAGGGCATAGATGCCGGACTCGCCGCCCTGTGCGCCCATGTGATCGAGCCTCAGCAGACTCCCGAGGACGTCTGCGCGCAGATCCTGGCCCGGGTGCACTCCGAGGACCGGCGTGACGACGTCGCCCTGCTCGTCGCGCGCTTCGACGGCATCGCGCCGCAGGACGTGGCGCGGTGGCGGCTGCGGCTGGAGCACGGCGAGGTGGCGCGGGCCCGCGACGTGACCCGGCGGCAGCTCGCCGACTGGGGCCTGCACCGGCTGAGCGACACCGCGGAACTGCTGGTCAGCGAGCTGGTCACCAATGCGATCCGGGCCGCGTCCTACGAGGTGGAGCTACGGATGATGCGGGTCGGCAAGCTGCTGGTGGAGGTCAGCGACGACAATCACAACCTGCCGCAGCTCCAGCGCGCGGAATCCGGCGACGTACGCGGGCGCGGTCTTGCGCTGGTGTCGCACATGGCGCGGCGCTGGGGGACCAGCCGGAAGGTCGTGGGCAAGGTGGTGTGGTTCGAGCTCACGCTGCCCAGCTGA
- a CDS encoding MarR family winged helix-turn-helix transcriptional regulator — translation MSARESSLDTVQRELTAFARRARATAARMHPELSLVAYTILAHLEERQGCRATDLAAHYLLDKSTVSRQVAALEKLGFIERRVDDTDHRVQVLHLAPGGIEILAAARASRQESVQVRLAAWDPEDLERFARYLVRYNADAAAHP, via the coding sequence ATGAGCGCACGGGAGTCGTCGCTGGACACCGTCCAGCGGGAACTGACCGCGTTCGCCCGCCGGGCGCGGGCCACCGCGGCCCGTATGCACCCCGAACTGTCGCTCGTGGCGTACACGATCCTGGCGCATCTGGAGGAGCGGCAGGGCTGCCGGGCGACCGATCTGGCCGCGCACTACCTGCTGGACAAGTCCACGGTCAGCCGGCAGGTGGCCGCGCTGGAGAAGCTCGGCTTCATCGAGCGCCGGGTGGACGACACCGACCACCGGGTGCAGGTGCTGCACCTGGCGCCGGGCGGGATCGAGATCCTGGCCGCGGCCCGGGCCAGCAGGCAGGAGTCCGTCCAGGTGCGGCTGGCCGCGTGGGACCCGGAGGACCTGGAGCGCTTCGCCCGCTATCTGGTCCGCTACAACGCGGACGCCGCGGCCCATCCGTAG
- a CDS encoding TerD family protein: MGVSLSKGGNVSLTKEAPGLTAVTVGLGWDVRTTTGTDFDLDASALLLDASGKVVSDKHFVFFNNLKSPDGSVEHTGDNLTGEGEGDDEAIKVNLAGVPAEVDKVVFPVSIYDGETRQQSFGQVRNAFIRVVNQAGGAEIARYDLTEDASTETAMVFGELYRNGAEWKFRAVGQGYASGLRGIAQDFGVNL; this comes from the coding sequence ATGGGTGTCAGCCTCTCCAAGGGCGGCAATGTCTCACTGACGAAGGAGGCCCCCGGACTCACGGCGGTCACCGTCGGCCTGGGCTGGGACGTCCGCACGACCACCGGCACGGACTTCGACCTCGACGCGAGCGCTCTGCTGCTCGACGCGTCGGGCAAGGTCGTCTCGGACAAGCACTTCGTGTTCTTCAACAATCTCAAGAGCCCCGACGGCTCGGTCGAGCACACCGGTGACAACCTCACCGGTGAGGGCGAGGGCGACGACGAGGCCATCAAGGTGAACCTGGCCGGCGTGCCCGCCGAGGTGGACAAGGTCGTCTTCCCGGTCTCGATCTACGACGGCGAGACCCGGCAGCAGAGCTTCGGCCAGGTGCGCAACGCGTTCATCCGCGTGGTGAACCAGGCGGGCGGCGCCGAGATCGCCCGTTACGACCTGACCGAGGACGCCTCGACGGAGACCGCCATGGTCTTCGGCGAGCTGTACCGCAACGGGGCGGAGTGGAAGTTCCGGGCCGTCGGCCAGGGGTACGCCTCCGGGCTGCGCGGTATCGCCCAGGACTTCGGCGTCAACCTCTGA
- a CDS encoding helix-turn-helix domain-containing protein has translation MDEFYEAFGERVRQARTALGLNQQTLGSAVGLNRTSISNIEKGRQRVPLHMLLEFASALHVEPESLLPTATGRTDVLDDLPEDTRSWAENVLANVKGADRG, from the coding sequence ATGGACGAGTTCTACGAAGCGTTCGGCGAACGGGTACGACAAGCTCGTACCGCCCTTGGGCTGAACCAGCAGACACTCGGCAGCGCTGTCGGCCTCAACCGCACGTCGATCAGCAACATTGAAAAGGGGCGCCAGCGAGTGCCCCTGCACATGCTCTTGGAGTTCGCATCAGCACTGCACGTCGAACCGGAGTCGCTGCTGCCAACGGCGACCGGCCGCACGGATGTCCTGGACGACCTCCCTGAAGACACCCGCTCGTGGGCCGAAAACGTACTGGCGAACGTGAAGGGGGCCGACCGTGGCTAG
- a CDS encoding ImmA/IrrE family metallo-endopeptidase, translating to MLAEAGQTGPPIAVERLAQHVGAVISRSSFDDGDVSGMLLRRDGEAPVIGVNDSHSDNRQRFTVAHEIGHLLLHPGREVVLDRPVRVNLRDKTSSTATDREEIEANAFAASLLMPQEAVRNEILRLDPSTRQDPDRCTAALAAVFAVSPAAMGFRLMNLGLIS from the coding sequence TTGCTCGCAGAAGCCGGCCAGACCGGTCCGCCGATCGCCGTGGAGCGCTTGGCGCAGCACGTCGGCGCAGTCATCTCACGCAGCTCATTCGACGACGGTGACGTCTCAGGGATGTTGCTGCGCCGGGATGGCGAAGCACCAGTGATCGGCGTCAACGACTCGCACTCGGATAACCGGCAGCGTTTTACCGTCGCTCACGAAATCGGACATCTTCTGCTACACCCTGGCCGTGAGGTGGTCCTCGACCGCCCGGTACGGGTCAACCTCCGGGACAAGACGTCCAGCACCGCGACCGATCGCGAAGAGATCGAGGCAAACGCGTTCGCCGCCAGTCTTCTAATGCCGCAGGAGGCCGTGCGCAACGAGATCCTCAGGCTGGATCCTTCGACCCGACAGGATCCCGACCGCTGCACGGCAGCACTGGCCGCTGTCTTCGCCGTCAGCCCAGCTGCTATGGGCTTCCGGCTGATGAACCTGGGGTTGATCAGCTAG